The following coding sequences are from one Paenibacillus sp. FSL R5-0912 window:
- a CDS encoding N-acetyltransferase yields the protein MFRKASPAGDQQVICRNATVEDVEPLYLMIEEYAQRGIMLPRSRQALARQIDQFVIAEIGGRFVGCGSLFRLGSDLVEVRSIGLRDEGKGKGVGSMILEKLTEEARRQKIPKIMALTYAVDFFLRNGFDVVEKEIFPEKVWTDCVHCKKQHACDEIAVLKRLD from the coding sequence ATGTTCCGCAAGGCATCTCCTGCGGGAGATCAGCAAGTGATATGCAGAAATGCTACAGTGGAGGATGTAGAGCCGCTGTATCTGATGATAGAGGAATACGCTCAGCGCGGAATTATGCTGCCCCGTTCCAGGCAAGCACTGGCCCGCCAGATTGATCAGTTCGTGATTGCCGAAATCGGCGGCAGATTTGTCGGCTGCGGATCCTTGTTCAGACTCGGAAGCGACCTCGTAGAGGTGCGTTCGATCGGTCTGCGCGATGAAGGCAAGGGTAAAGGCGTAGGCTCGATGATTCTGGAGAAGCTGACGGAAGAAGCCAGACGCCAGAAAATCCCGAAGATTATGGCTTTGACCTATGCCGTGGATTTCTTCCTCAGAAACGGCTTCGATGTGGTGGAGAAGGAGATTTTCCCGGAGAAGGTCTGGACTGATTGTGTGCACTGCAAGAAGCAGCATGCCTGCGATGAAATCGCTGTGCTGAAGAGATTGGATTAA
- the hemW gene encoding radical SAM family heme chaperone HemW: MNPANNGRPPEAVYIHIPFCTNKCFYCDFNSYVLKDQPVMEYLYALDREMELTVKNTPPGIIKTIFVGGGTPTVLKPDEMAYFLQSVRRHFPQWDENIEFSMEANPGTTDIDKLRVMKEGGVNRVSFGVQAFQNELLSGIGRIHDVDDVYRSLENARAAGLDNLSLDLMFGLPNQTVDMLRESIDKALALDLPHYSIYSLKVEENTLFHTLFNKNKLPLPNEEDELAMYLLLMSTMEAAGYTQYEISNFAKPGMESRHNITYWRNEDYYGLGAGAHGYVGRQRHMNIKGVNPYNEATRSGLPRLDSFPISEQEAMEDFMMVGLRMREGVSDTAFRSQFGKSLEDIFAGSLHKMLKAGLLEQAGDTYRLSKQGILFGNDVFGEFVGALTEV, translated from the coding sequence ATGAACCCAGCAAACAATGGCCGTCCCCCTGAGGCCGTATATATTCATATCCCTTTTTGCACCAATAAGTGCTTCTACTGCGATTTCAATTCCTATGTCCTGAAGGACCAGCCGGTCATGGAGTATCTGTATGCCCTTGACCGTGAGATGGAATTGACCGTGAAGAACACGCCTCCCGGTATAATCAAGACCATTTTTGTCGGCGGCGGTACGCCTACTGTGCTAAAACCTGATGAGATGGCATATTTCCTGCAATCGGTCCGCAGACACTTCCCGCAGTGGGATGAGAATATCGAGTTCTCTATGGAAGCTAATCCCGGCACTACCGATATAGATAAGCTCAGAGTAATGAAGGAAGGCGGCGTCAACCGGGTCAGCTTCGGCGTTCAGGCGTTCCAGAATGAGCTGCTGAGCGGAATTGGCCGCATTCATGATGTGGATGATGTCTACCGCAGTCTGGAGAATGCCCGCGCGGCCGGGCTGGATAATCTTTCGCTGGATCTGATGTTCGGCCTGCCGAACCAGACGGTGGATATGCTGAGAGAGAGCATCGACAAGGCGCTGGCACTGGATCTTCCCCACTATTCTATCTATAGTCTTAAGGTTGAGGAGAACACGCTGTTCCACACTCTATTCAATAAGAACAAACTTCCCCTGCCGAATGAAGAGGATGAGCTGGCGATGTATCTGCTGCTTATGTCCACCATGGAAGCTGCAGGATATACGCAATATGAGATCAGCAACTTCGCCAAGCCGGGGATGGAGAGCCGCCACAATATTACCTACTGGCGCAACGAGGATTATTATGGCCTCGGTGCCGGAGCGCACGGATATGTGGGCAGGCAGCGGCATATGAATATCAAGGGCGTTAACCCGTATAATGAGGCTACGCGCAGCGGGCTGCCGCGTCTGGACAGCTTCCCTATCTCCGAGCAGGAGGCGATGGAGGATTTCATGATGGTTGGCCTGCGGATGCGCGAAGGGGTGTCGGATACGGCATTCCGCTCACAATTCGGGAAGTCGCTGGAGGATATTTTTGCGGGATCGCTGCATAAAATGCTTAAGGCCGGACTGCTGGAGCAGGCCGGGGACACCTATCGTCTGAGCAAGCAGGGAATCCTATTCGGCAACGATGTATTTGGAGAATTTGTCGGTGCTTTGACAGAAGTTTAA
- the lepA gene encoding translation elongation factor 4, which yields MTDVQKRQQQIRNFSIIAHIDHGKSTLADRILEYTGALTSREMQEQVLDQMDLERERGITIKLQAVRLTYRADDGQDYYLNLIDTPGHVDFTYEVSRSLAACEGALLVVDAAQGIEAQTLANVYLALDNNLEILPVLNKIDLPNADPDRVKQEIEDVIGLDTSEAVLASAKAGIGIKEILEQVVKQVPAPTGNSEEPLKALIFDSHYDPYKGVIVYVRVMDGSIRAGSKIKMMATDKTFEVIEVGAFMPRMTIVPELNIGDVGFIVAGIKHVGDTRVGDTVTDAKNPTPEPLPGYRKINPMVYCGLYPIETSDYNDLREALEKLQLNDASLSFEPESSSALGFGFRCGFLGLLHMEIIQERIEREFNLPLITTAPSVIYRIKLTNGETIQIDNPSHYPEIGTIDFIEEPYVKAGIIVPNDFVGTVMELCQNKRGEFVNMEYLDTNRVTITYEIPLSEIVYDFFDQLKSGTKGYASYDYEISGYRQSNLVKMDILLNNEQVDALSFIVHRDRAYNRGRVICEKLRGIIPRQMFEVPIQASVGTKVVARETVKAMRKNVLAKCYGGDISRKRKLLEKQKEGKKRMKQVGSVEVPQEAFMAVLQIE from the coding sequence ATGACTGACGTTCAGAAACGACAACAACAAATCCGCAATTTCTCGATTATTGCACATATAGACCATGGCAAATCGACACTGGCTGACCGTATTCTGGAGTATACAGGTGCGCTCACTTCGCGTGAAATGCAGGAGCAGGTACTCGATCAAATGGACCTGGAACGAGAACGCGGTATCACCATTAAGCTGCAGGCTGTACGCCTGACCTATCGTGCCGACGATGGACAGGATTATTATCTGAATCTGATTGATACACCGGGGCATGTCGATTTCACCTATGAGGTATCCCGAAGTCTTGCCGCCTGCGAAGGCGCACTGCTGGTAGTGGATGCAGCACAGGGAATTGAAGCCCAGACCCTGGCTAACGTGTATCTGGCACTCGATAACAATCTGGAGATTCTTCCGGTGCTCAACAAGATTGACCTTCCGAATGCCGATCCTGACCGGGTGAAGCAGGAGATTGAGGATGTAATCGGGCTGGATACGAGCGAAGCTGTTCTGGCTTCGGCCAAAGCAGGCATCGGCATCAAGGAGATTCTGGAGCAGGTCGTTAAGCAGGTTCCGGCGCCGACAGGCAACTCCGAAGAACCGCTCAAGGCTCTAATCTTCGATTCCCACTATGACCCGTACAAAGGCGTTATCGTCTATGTCCGCGTTATGGACGGAAGTATCCGTGCCGGTTCCAAGATTAAGATGATGGCAACCGACAAAACCTTTGAAGTTATCGAAGTCGGAGCATTCATGCCGCGTATGACCATTGTGCCTGAACTGAACATCGGCGATGTCGGGTTCATTGTGGCCGGGATTAAGCATGTAGGCGACACGCGTGTCGGTGACACGGTGACGGATGCCAAGAATCCGACGCCTGAACCGCTGCCGGGCTACCGCAAGATCAATCCGATGGTCTACTGCGGTCTGTATCCGATTGAGACCTCTGATTATAATGATCTGCGTGAAGCGCTGGAGAAGCTGCAGCTGAACGATGCTTCACTTAGCTTCGAGCCGGAGAGCTCCAGTGCTCTGGGCTTTGGCTTCCGTTGCGGCTTCCTTGGACTGCTGCACATGGAGATCATTCAGGAGCGGATTGAGCGCGAGTTCAATCTGCCGCTGATTACTACAGCACCAAGCGTTATTTACCGCATCAAGCTGACTAACGGTGAGACCATTCAGATCGACAATCCGTCGCATTATCCGGAGATCGGGACGATTGACTTCATTGAAGAGCCATATGTGAAGGCAGGAATTATTGTACCGAACGACTTCGTAGGTACAGTTATGGAGCTTTGCCAGAACAAACGCGGCGAATTCGTTAACATGGAGTATCTGGATACGAACCGTGTAACCATCACGTATGAGATTCCGCTGTCCGAGATTGTCTATGACTTCTTCGATCAGCTGAAATCTGGAACAAAGGGTTATGCTTCCTACGATTATGAGATTTCCGGGTACCGCCAGTCGAATCTGGTGAAGATGGATATCCTGCTCAACAATGAACAGGTCGATGCGTTGTCCTTCATCGTTCACCGCGACCGCGCGTATAACCGCGGCCGGGTCATCTGCGAGAAGCTGCGCGGTATAATCCCGCGCCAGATGTTCGAGGTGCCGATCCAGGCATCCGTCGGCACGAAGGTGGTTGCGCGTGAGACTGTTAAGGCGATGCGCAAGAACGTACTGGCTAAATGCTACGGCGGTGACATTTCGCGTAAGCGGAAGCTGCTGGAGAAGCAGAAGGAAGGTAAGAAGCGCATGAAGCAAGTCGGCAGCGTAGAGGTGCCGCAGGAAGCGTTCATGGCTGTGCTTCAGATTGAGTAG
- a CDS encoding stage II sporulation protein P, with the protein MNRKWFQLWNIGRLRGRLLDVLSLGRTMLLLAGGSLVFFMLLGAGGLAGQKLNSSPIPSMKGLAASLSSGFFMELLGMEVPHLPQGEEPSAFSGDKVTSFVFRLLTSVDPGDPKSLVSREMPGLAADDPFLLREGSGGTGTAGAPADYHPGVDELAAGGESGTGADPGTDLGTGTEAGTSDPPAGGETDNPGGEVVQPVATAAPDSSGTATDPGESEGYSGSGDAENGTGDTSIKRILIYHSHPREAYNPLLGAASDNPSSAVPSKNVMLVGSYIAKRLEARGIGTVHAQEDYATEVPDYNWNFSYKYSRMTVKSAMAANQEMSELIDIHRDSQRHGKTTAEINGKNYAQVYFILGHANKNWKQNEAFANQIHQLLEKNYPGVSRGIWGKSSGNGNNGEYNQTLSPNSVLIEVGGIDNSAEELKRTADILADAIADVYWASRDAEKAAAPEQGDVKLEGTSAKTSAGGAS; encoded by the coding sequence ATGAACAGAAAATGGTTTCAGCTATGGAATATTGGCCGGCTGCGGGGAAGGCTGCTGGATGTTCTGTCGCTGGGGAGAACGATGCTGCTGCTGGCCGGAGGTTCACTTGTATTCTTCATGCTGCTTGGAGCCGGCGGATTGGCCGGACAGAAGCTGAACTCTTCACCCATTCCCTCTATGAAGGGCTTGGCTGCTTCACTCTCCAGCGGATTCTTCATGGAACTGCTGGGCATGGAGGTTCCGCATTTGCCGCAGGGTGAGGAGCCTTCAGCATTCTCGGGCGACAAGGTTACCTCCTTCGTATTCCGGCTGCTCACCAGCGTCGACCCGGGCGATCCCAAAAGTCTGGTATCGCGTGAGATGCCCGGCCTTGCGGCAGATGATCCCTTTCTGCTGCGGGAAGGCTCCGGGGGGACAGGTACGGCAGGTGCGCCTGCGGATTATCATCCCGGTGTCGATGAGTTAGCGGCTGGTGGAGAATCGGGAACCGGTGCTGATCCGGGAACGGACCTGGGCACAGGCACAGAGGCGGGGACTAGTGATCCGCCTGCCGGAGGGGAAACGGACAACCCGGGCGGAGAAGTTGTGCAGCCGGTTGCTACGGCTGCACCGGATTCAAGCGGTACGGCTACAGACCCTGGTGAGAGCGAAGGTTATTCCGGGAGCGGAGATGCGGAGAACGGTACCGGGGATACCTCGATCAAACGTATCCTAATCTATCATTCCCATCCCCGCGAGGCCTATAATCCTCTGCTTGGCGCAGCAAGTGATAATCCAAGCTCTGCGGTTCCTTCCAAGAATGTAATGCTGGTAGGATCATATATTGCCAAGCGGCTGGAAGCCCGCGGGATAGGAACTGTCCATGCCCAGGAGGATTACGCGACGGAGGTGCCGGATTATAACTGGAACTTCTCCTATAAATATTCACGCATGACTGTGAAATCGGCGATGGCCGCCAATCAGGAAATGAGTGAGCTGATCGATATCCACCGCGACTCGCAGCGGCATGGCAAAACCACAGCAGAAATCAATGGTAAAAATTATGCGCAGGTGTATTTCATCCTCGGGCATGCGAATAAGAACTGGAAGCAAAATGAGGCCTTCGCCAATCAGATTCATCAGCTGCTGGAGAAAAATTATCCGGGAGTATCCCGTGGTATATGGGGGAAATCCTCAGGAAACGGGAATAATGGGGAGTATAACCAGACACTATCCCCGAACAGCGTGCTGATTGAGGTAGGCGGAATCGATAATTCTGCCGAAGAGCTGAAGCGGACAGCAGATATTCTGGCAGATGCCATCGCTGATGTGTACTGGGCCAGCCGGGATGCAGAGAAGGCGGCGGCGCCTGAACAGGGCGATGTCAAACTGGAGGGCACCAGCGCGAAGACATCCGCAGGCGGTGCTTCCTAA
- the gpr gene encoding GPR endopeptidase, with translation MELDLQLYSVRTDLAVEAKEMAQARSNAPIPGVNEEVQEADGIKVTRLAVADNAGSQAIGRAIGNYVTLEVPALRGGDTGLQQKVSTVFAREFEHFLDRIGINRNSSVLIVGLGNWNVTPDSLGPLVVENALITRQFYELVPDQVSPGYRNVSAIAPGVLGLTGIESSEVVQGIVDRTKPDVIIAIDALASRSLERINTTIQIADIGIHPGSGIGNKRRGLTKEVLGVPCIAIGVPTVCYASTIVNNVLEMMSNHFGKMEGGGAHTKEIMGLLDDISEQERLALVKEVLEPLGHDLIVTPKEIDEFIEEIANIVASGLNAALHEAVDPGNVGAYTH, from the coding sequence ATGGAACTGGATCTTCAGCTGTATTCGGTACGTACGGATTTGGCAGTGGAAGCAAAGGAAATGGCTCAGGCGCGGTCCAATGCCCCCATTCCCGGCGTCAATGAAGAGGTGCAAGAAGCAGATGGCATCAAGGTTACCCGGCTTGCTGTAGCAGACAATGCCGGTTCCCAGGCGATCGGACGGGCCATCGGCAACTACGTGACGCTGGAGGTTCCGGCACTGCGCGGAGGGGATACCGGCCTGCAGCAGAAGGTTTCCACTGTGTTTGCCCGTGAATTTGAGCATTTTCTGGACAGGATCGGCATTAACCGTAACTCCTCCGTACTTATTGTAGGGCTCGGCAACTGGAATGTAACTCCGGACTCTCTTGGGCCGCTGGTCGTGGAGAATGCGCTGATTACCCGGCAGTTCTATGAGCTGGTTCCTGATCAGGTCTCCCCCGGCTACCGGAATGTGAGCGCGATTGCCCCGGGTGTGCTCGGCCTGACCGGCATTGAGTCCAGTGAGGTTGTGCAGGGGATTGTAGACCGTACGAAGCCGGATGTGATTATAGCCATTGATGCCCTGGCCTCCCGTTCGCTGGAGAGAATCAATACAACGATCCAGATTGCCGATATCGGCATCCATCCGGGTTCAGGCATCGGCAACAAACGGCGGGGTCTGACCAAGGAGGTGCTGGGTGTCCCCTGTATCGCCATCGGTGTCCCTACTGTCTGCTACGCCTCCACGATCGTCAACAACGTGCTGGAGATGATGAGCAATCATTTCGGGAAGATGGAAGGCGGCGGTGCCCATACCAAAGAGATTATGGGCTTGCTGGATGATATCTCCGAGCAGGAGCGGCTGGCGCTGGTTAAGGAAGTGCTTGAACCGCTGGGACATGACCTGATCGTTACTCCCAAGGAAATCGATGAGTTTATTGAAGAGATTGCCAATATTGTCGCCAGCGGACTCAACGCTGCACTGCATGAAGCGGTAGATCCTGGCAATGTTGGTGCCTACACGCACTGA
- the rpsT gene encoding 30S ribosomal protein S20 encodes MPNIKSAVKRVKTIEKRRALNASQKSALRTAVKTADVALTGTEVETAHAAFQAASKKLDKAVTKGLVHKNAAARKKSRLAKKLNALKAQA; translated from the coding sequence ATGCCAAATATCAAATCCGCGGTTAAACGCGTCAAGACGATCGAGAAACGCCGTGCACTGAACGCTTCCCAGAAGTCCGCGCTTCGTACAGCTGTGAAAACTGCTGATGTAGCACTGACAGGTACGGAAGTGGAAACTGCTCACGCTGCTTTCCAAGCTGCTTCCAAAAAGCTGGACAAGGCTGTAACTAAAGGCCTGGTTCATAAAAATGCGGCTGCCCGCAAAAAATCCCGCTTGGCTAAGAAATTGAACGCTCTGAAGGCTCAAGCTTAA
- the holA gene encoding DNA polymerase III subunit delta: MDAKTAAKDIKQGKISPLYVLYGSEKFRMNEFTAMLEEHLIAKEDRDFAVIPFDLSETPVQAVIEEAETVPFMVERKLLLVRDAALFTAGKENAKIEHRVELLSDYMQHPAEFSVIVFMVNNDKLDERKKIVKTAKASGTVLAFNPLGAEELLRWVEKGFRERGCSAAPGTAEVLIASAGTGLQGLSAEMDKLCLFAGTGGKVDAAAVESLVHRGTEQNIFTLVEDIANLRLDKALNTLYELLKQREEPIKIAALIARQFRIILQVKDLSGLSYSQGQIASQLGLHPYAVKLAGEQAHKFSSQRLRQILSILADLDYQMKTGAIDKVLGLEMFMLRLGV; this comes from the coding sequence ATGGATGCCAAAACGGCGGCCAAAGACATCAAACAGGGGAAAATTTCACCGCTGTATGTATTGTATGGCAGCGAGAAATTCCGGATGAATGAATTCACGGCCATGCTGGAGGAACACCTGATAGCCAAAGAGGACCGTGACTTCGCGGTGATTCCCTTCGACCTCTCCGAAACGCCGGTGCAGGCCGTCATAGAAGAAGCAGAGACGGTTCCGTTTATGGTAGAGCGCAAGCTGCTGCTGGTGCGGGATGCCGCCCTGTTCACGGCAGGCAAGGAGAACGCCAAGATTGAACACCGTGTAGAGCTGCTAAGCGATTATATGCAGCATCCTGCTGAATTCAGCGTGATTGTTTTTATGGTGAACAACGATAAGCTGGATGAACGCAAAAAAATCGTCAAAACAGCCAAGGCCTCCGGCACCGTCTTAGCCTTCAATCCGCTGGGTGCGGAGGAGCTGCTGCGCTGGGTGGAAAAGGGCTTCCGGGAACGCGGCTGCAGCGCTGCTCCGGGCACAGCTGAGGTGCTCATTGCAAGTGCCGGAACCGGGCTGCAGGGCCTGTCGGCAGAGATGGACAAGCTGTGTCTGTTCGCCGGTACTGGCGGTAAGGTGGATGCTGCGGCAGTAGAGAGTCTGGTCCATCGCGGCACGGAGCAGAACATATTTACGCTGGTGGAGGATATCGCGAATCTGCGTCTCGATAAGGCACTGAATACGCTCTATGAGCTGCTGAAGCAGCGGGAGGAGCCGATCAAGATCGCTGCACTGATTGCGCGGCAGTTCAGGATCATCCTGCAGGTCAAGGATCTGTCCGGTCTGAGCTATTCGCAAGGGCAGATTGCCTCCCAGCTTGGGCTGCATCCGTATGCGGTCAAGCTTGCGGGAGAGCAGGCCCATAAGTTCAGCAGCCAGCGTCTGCGGCAGATTCTCAGCATACTGGCCGATCTTGATTATCAGATGAAGACAGGCGCAATCGATAAAGTGCTGGGGCTGGAGATGTTTATGCTTCGCCTTGGCGTGTAA
- a CDS encoding anti-sigma factor → MKCAEVMEWMHRYLDHDLSQEEMIEMFRHIDDCPSCAEVFDRLTMLSRQLEELPDVKPPFSLVDSILPQLEQLDRGVREEPVMVGSEDPKIVPFTRQSTRGKKPKGASIATRTGIGAAAAAVILLFAIFNLPESMPGADMDQAYNAAGSEASSKMITGAADNAAPADAGQNNSTDGGAEIFFSEQATAEPNAEEGAPLNSTGPAAGDSADVADNADGADAGPAPAKEPPATQAPSAKRNATAPPAENSRKASSGNNDRAADPAAQSQIFMGMVQEDAAADTAAPEEGAPQDPNAAEPGAMGLLPALVASQPSWSSPDGRYTAELAGQQVVIYSAPAGGAEGERVALNSLPIEGTWVSGVWSEDSSQFTYVTELQDGTQATKTYTVPAETSAPVPSVAPSASVSPSPAP, encoded by the coding sequence ATGAAGTGCGCGGAGGTGATGGAATGGATGCACCGCTATTTAGATCATGATCTCAGTCAGGAAGAAATGATTGAAATGTTCCGTCATATCGACGATTGTCCTTCCTGCGCGGAAGTCTTTGACCGGCTGACGATGCTCTCCCGGCAACTGGAGGAGCTACCGGATGTGAAGCCGCCCTTCAGTCTGGTCGACTCTATCCTGCCGCAGCTTGAACAGCTGGACCGCGGCGTCCGGGAGGAGCCTGTTATGGTGGGATCTGAAGATCCCAAGATTGTTCCCTTTACACGCCAAAGCACCCGCGGCAAGAAGCCCAAGGGCGCTTCAATAGCAACACGGACAGGCATCGGCGCTGCTGCGGCAGCGGTGATTCTGTTATTCGCTATCTTCAACCTGCCGGAGAGCATGCCGGGTGCGGATATGGATCAGGCGTATAATGCAGCAGGAAGTGAAGCTTCCTCTAAGATGATAACGGGAGCCGCAGACAATGCAGCTCCGGCAGATGCAGGACAGAACAACAGCACTGACGGCGGCGCTGAGATCTTCTTCTCAGAACAAGCCACGGCGGAGCCGAATGCTGAAGAAGGTGCTCCTCTGAACAGTACAGGGCCTGCTGCCGGGGATAGTGCGGATGTTGCAGACAATGCTGACGGAGCAGACGCAGGTCCGGCTCCGGCCAAGGAGCCTCCGGCAACGCAAGCTCCTTCCGCCAAACGCAATGCCACAGCACCGCCGGCAGAGAATTCCCGGAAGGCCAGCAGCGGGAATAATGACCGTGCTGCTGATCCGGCTGCCCAGAGCCAGATATTCATGGGCATGGTCCAGGAGGATGCAGCGGCTGATACCGCAGCACCGGAGGAAGGTGCTCCGCAGGACCCGAACGCAGCGGAGCCTGGAGCAATGGGTCTGCTGCCTGCGCTGGTAGCTTCCCAGCCTTCATGGTCTTCTCCGGATGGACGTTATACGGCAGAGCTGGCAGGACAGCAGGTTGTGATCTACAGCGCTCCGGCAGGCGGTGCAGAGGGAGAACGGGTTGCGCTGAATTCTCTGCCCATAGAAGGGACGTGGGTCTCCGGCGTGTGGTCGGAGGATAGCAGCCAGTTCACCTATGTAACAGAGCTGCAGGATGGTACGCAGGCAACGAAGACATATACGGTTCCGGCAGAGACATCAGCACCGGTTCCTTCCGTTGCTCCATCAGCTTCCGTTTCCCCCAGTCCAGCCCCGTGA
- a CDS encoding RNA polymerase sigma factor — protein MVEQGLIRAAQAGDRDALITLLREIEGHVYKTAFYILHNEQDALDASQEALIRVYTKIGSYEEKAQFKTWVQRIVTNICIDKFRRTKPTVSIDEHEMVFQDNKHNVEREVMSGYLAEDIREAIDQLPEHHRTVIVLRYLQDFSYNEIADCLDLPLNTVKSYLFRARAQLQNRLQEYQKGGVSG, from the coding sequence GTGGTGGAGCAGGGACTCATCAGAGCCGCTCAAGCGGGCGATCGCGACGCTCTAATCACCCTATTGCGAGAAATTGAAGGACATGTGTATAAGACGGCCTTCTACATTCTGCATAATGAACAGGATGCTCTGGATGCATCCCAGGAGGCATTAATCCGGGTGTATACCAAGATCGGCTCCTATGAGGAGAAGGCCCAGTTCAAAACATGGGTTCAGCGGATTGTGACGAACATCTGTATTGACAAGTTCCGGAGAACGAAGCCTACTGTTTCTATCGATGAGCACGAAATGGTGTTCCAGGATAATAAGCATAACGTAGAGCGCGAAGTGATGTCGGGGTACCTGGCGGAGGATATACGCGAGGCAATCGATCAGCTTCCTGAGCATCACCGGACGGTGATTGTACTCCGGTATTTACAGGATTTTTCTTACAACGAGATTGCAGACTGTCTGGATCTGCCTTTAAACACGGTGAAATCCTACCTGTTCAGGGCCCGGGCACAGCTGCAGAATAGACTTCAGGAGTATCAGAAAGGTGGTGTGTCAGGATGA